In Carya illinoinensis cultivar Pawnee chromosome 7, C.illinoinensisPawnee_v1, whole genome shotgun sequence, the following are encoded in one genomic region:
- the LOC122314925 gene encoding CBS domain-containing protein CBSX6, protein MASVFLYHVVGDLTVGKPEMVEFLEMETVESAIRAIGESTEGGIPVWKRRSHSQHPGVIESGEMRQQRFVGILSSLDIVGFLARSECLEDQDKAMKTPVSEVVVPNNSLLRQVDPGTRLIDALEMMKQGVKRLLVPKSVGWKGMSKRFSILYNGKWLKNIDTSSGSGINLNANTNRPSSSSTSSTTTLRDKFCCLSREDVIRFIIGCLGALAPLPLSSISSLGVINTNYYSIEASLPALEATQKLPGDPSAVAVVECTPDGHYKIIGEISATKLWKCDYLAAAWALANLSAGQFVMGVEDDVTSRSLPDFTLNSTDGNNNLVNGGSGSRRPKKFSSRSIGFFSNSPSFGGNRSMYRGRSAPLTCKVTSSLAAVMAQMLSHRATHVWVIEDESDDVLVGVVGYADILAAVTKQPATFVASNRSCEAFGNEIHT, encoded by the exons ATGGCATCGGTGTTTCTGTACCATGTGGTGGGCGATCTGACGGTGGGGAAGCCTGAGATGGTGGAGTTTCTGGAGATGGAGACTGTCGAGTCGGCGATACGTGCGATCGGGGAGTCGACAGAGGGAGGAATACCGGTGTGGAAGAGGAGATCGCATTCCCAGCATCCAGGTGTGATTGAGAGTGGTGAGATGAGGCAGCAAAGGTTTGTGGGCATTCTTAGTTCTCTGGACATTGTTGGCTTCTTGGCAAGGAGTGAGTGTTTGGAGGATCAAGACAAGGCCATGAAGACCCCGGTTTCCGAGGTAGTTGTGCCTAATAATTCCCTGTTGAGGCAGGTTGATCCTGGGACAAG ATTGATAGACGCCCTAGAGATGATGAAGCAAGGTGTGAAGCGTCTTCTTGTTCCCAAAAGTGTGGGATGGAAAGGCATGAGCAAGCGATTCTCAATCCTATACAATGGTAAGTGGCTGAAGAATATTGATACCTCAAGTGGCAGTGGCATTAACCTCAATGCCAACACCAACCGTCCTTCCTCGTCTTCCACATCTTCCACCACCACTCTCCGTGATAAGTTTTGCTGTCTGTCAAGAGAAGATGTCATCCGTTTCATTATTGGTTGCCTTGGTGCGTTGGCCCCACTGCCTCTTTCCTCCATCTCCTCCCTTGGAGTCATCAACACAAACTACTACTCTATTGAAGCCTCCTTGCCAGCCCTTGAAGCAACCCAAAAGCTTCCTGGAGACCCCAGTGCAGTAGCTGTTGTGGAATGCACGCCGGATGGACATTATAAGATCATTGGAGAGATCTCTGCCACTAAACTATGGAAATGTGATTACTTGGCGGCGGCATGGGCCTTAGCCAATCTTTCTGCTGGACAGTTTGTGATGGGAGTTGAAGATGATGTGACCTCGAGGTCGTTGCCAGATTTCACTCTGAATTCAACCGATGGCAATAACAATTTGGTTAATGGAGGCAGTGGGTCAAGAAGGCCAAAAAAATTTAGCAGTAGGAGTATTGGGTTCTTTAGCAATAGCCCAAGTTTTGGTGGCAATAGGAGCATGTATAGGGGCAGAAGCGCCCCCTTGACATGTAAGGTTACGAGTTCATTGGCTGCAGTTATGGCTCAGATGTTGTCTCACAGGGCTACTCACGTTTGGGTGATCGAGGATGAAAGTGATGATGTTCTAGTTGGGGTGGTGGGTTATGCTGACATTTTGGCTGCTGTGACCAAACAACCTGCTACATTTGTTGCTTCCAATCGATCTTGCGAGGCATTTGGAAATGAAATTCATACTTGA